A stretch of the Lactuca sativa cultivar Salinas chromosome 9, Lsat_Salinas_v11, whole genome shotgun sequence genome encodes the following:
- the LOC122196112 gene encoding pollen-specific leucine-rich repeat extensin-like protein 2 — protein sequence MADYRQLPPKEPRVLSPEQKVALDVVDKPNNGGKRVTKKKETTEEEQTKPSKSMKRKSENESSSKPKKIKKMAKRSTIQTPPSLNHPEDDEEDEVAPDSPRGNTPPRLPPQTESPPHKIPTPPPSPKPPTPTPKVPVSVVTTSTTKTSLPPPPVSYVSIPPTNFTNSYHFPINHHDTP from the coding sequence ATGGCTGACTATCGACAACTTCCTCCCAAGGAGCCGAGAGTTCTTTCTCCTGAGCAAAAGGTTGCCTTGGATGTTGTTGACAAGCCCAACAATGGAGGAAAAAGGGTGACAAAAAAGAAGGAAACAACTGAGGAGGAACAAACTAAGCCCTCCAAATCCATGAAGCGAAAGTCAGAAAATGAGTCCTCCTCAAAGCCAAAGAAAATTAAGAAAATGGCGAAAAGATCAACAATTCAAACTCCTCCAAGTCTGAATCAtcctgaagatgatgaagaagatgaagttgcTCCGGACTCTCCACGAGGTAATACTCCTCCTAGATTACCTCCACAAACCGAATCTCCACCTCACAAAATTCCAACCCCACCTCCATCACCGAAACCTCCAACGCCGACACCGAAAGTCCCAGTTTCGGTTGTTACCACTTCCACAACAAAAACCTCTTTACCACCACCACCAGTTTCTTATGTTTCCATTCCTCCAACAAACTTTACCAACTCCTATCATTTCCCAATCAACCACCACGACACTCCCTGA